In a single window of the Nicotiana tomentosiformis chromosome 8, ASM39032v3, whole genome shotgun sequence genome:
- the LOC108948294 gene encoding GPI-anchored protein LLG3-like → MGFKKCFFLFLFFLLVGLASPSPFYIKNDVLEARVQTGRALLQQQGNCPVDFEKENYTIVTSQCKGPHYNETICCNAFKQLACNHMDELNDVQNGCATIMFNYINLYGKYPPGLFANMCKEDKKGLNCDNIIPPEGNKPEEQKSHSAKGSKSSVVLMLIASILIILFNI, encoded by the exons ATGGGGTTCAAAAAATGCTTCTTCTTGTTTCTCTTCTTCCTTCTTGTTGGTTTGGCTTCCCCTTCTCCATTCTACATCAAAA ATGACGTGCTTGAGGCTCGTGTACAAACGGGGCGTGCCCTTCTTCAGCAACAAGGAA ATTGTCCTGTTGATTTTGAGAAGGAGAATTATACCATTGTAACAAGCCAATGCAAAGGACCTCACTACAATGAAACAATATGTTGCAATGCATTCAAGCAATTAGCCTGCAACCATATGGATGAATTAAATGATGTGCAAAATGGATGTGCAACAATTATGTTTAATTACATTAATCTATATGGGAAATATCCACCTGGTCTTTTTGCCAATATGTGTAAGGAGGACAAAAAAGGTTTAAATTGCGATAATATCATTCCTCCTGAAGGAAATAAACCTGAGGAACAAAAGAGCCATTCTGCTAAAGGTAGTAAATCCTCTGTGGTACTAATGCTAATTGCTAGCATTTTAATTATACTGTTTAACATTTGA